A single Branchiostoma floridae strain S238N-H82 chromosome 11, Bfl_VNyyK, whole genome shotgun sequence DNA region contains:
- the LOC118426435 gene encoding uncharacterized protein LOC118426435, with protein MVRFKAPVSNDTVLAVLSGKTNIGDLEIDDTVTSITGVTEDKHNAAWYNDPIYISVICVGAAVFVTVIVVLVICCATKSRRKPTPRRKQWPSERVQQSMLIPRAKLSREPARQMYQNPVYSVNE; from the exons ATGGTGCGTTTCAAAGCACCCGTTTCCAACGATACCGTCCTGGCTGTGTTGTCTGGGAAGACAAACATTGGTGATCTGGAGATAGATGACACAGTCACCAGCATCACAG GGGTAACTGAAGATAAACACAATGCAG catgGTACAACGACCCGATTTACATCTCAGTCATCTGTGTCGGAGCTGCAGTCTTCGTCACAGTTATTGTAGTACTTGTGATTTGCTGTGCTACAAAG AGCCGTCGCAAGCCCACGCCAAGGCGCAAGCAATGGCCTTCAGAAAGAGTACAACAGAGCATGCTGATTCCACGAGCGAAGCTCTCGCGAGAACCTGCGAGACAGATGTACCAGAACCCTGTGTACAGCGTCAACGAATGA
- the LOC118425348 gene encoding cadherin EGF LAG seven-pass G-type receptor 2-like: protein MYGNGRCAGFDTCSCDPGWSGGSCNIANCSSKSDCSSQGNCVAPNTCECFPGFQGDDCSEENLPNENPPIFQQDIYAITIPENQPVGTAIVTVLANDTDSGRNGEVRYRLVQTGLDDESFTVHPTLGVITSAVEFDFESLERDSFSLIVEALDHGVPTLTGTATLIINVTDQNDNKPVINIPPNTEYNLQTTTPVGFHVTTVQASDADRSYDNSRITYGIASVSPLVSIDATNGSITVRSALVSGTHIVRISASDHGSPPKTDERSIRMIVTNVSTNTAPQCPEDQSLEISSRNLTAGLTVATIEADDHDNGANGDVSYSFKSKTGEWASLFSIDPSTGRIYVDTDSVPQFSDPFSAVSMTVEVRDNAVDSMSCETNVVVIITSPGFSGTVPDNVFPTTTPLATTSDPQTTPFDRSTAGYTTQPDITTEELENSTALPTTERATTEDLPVVVEARSFSGMVKIVNRDWKEELRDRTSDEFKALAAEVEQGLDDVFGHSDLGDTYDSVDVTRFS from the exons ATGTATG GCAACGGACGATGCGCTGGATTCGACACATGTAGCTGTGATCCTGGCTGGTCAGGTGGCTCTTGTAACATTGCGAACTGCAGCAGCAAGAGCGATTGCTCCAGCCAAGGCAACTGTGTCGCCCCCAACACATGCGAATGCTTCCCTGGGTTCCAAGGGGACGACTGCAGTGAAGAGAACTTGCCAAATGAGAACCCACCCATATTTCAGCAGGACATATACGCTATCACAATACCCGAAAATCAGCCGGTCGGTACGGCAATAGTAACAGTGCTTGCAAATGATACTGACAGTGGACGTAACGGTGAGGTCAGGTACAGGCTTGTCCAAACAGGTTTGGATGATGAAAGCTTTACGGTACATCCTACTTTAGGAGTTATAACTTCAGCCGTTGAGTTTGACTTTGAATCGTTGGAGCGCGATTCTTTTAGTCTCATTGTCGAAGCATTAGACCATGGGGTACCGACACTTACGGGAACAGCCACATTAATCATAAATGTAACGGACCAGAATGACAACAAACCGGTCATCAACATTCCTCCTAACACTGAGTATAACCTTCAAACCACCACCCCTGTCGGCTTTCACGTGACTACTGTCCAAGCCTCTGATGCTGACAGGTCCTATGATAACTCCAGAATCACCTACGGAATCGCAAGTGTCAGCCCCCTTGTTTCAATAGATGCCACAAACGGCAGTATAACCGTTAGGAGCGCCTTGGTAAGTGGTACCCACATTGTGAGGATCAGTGCATCAGACCATGGTTCACCACCAAAAACAGACGAAAGAAGTATCCGTATGATTGTGACAAATGTAAGCACCAACACAGCTCCGCAGTGTCCAGAAGATCAAAGTCTTGAGATTTCTTCTCGCAATCTTACAGCAGGGTTAACAGTTGCAACCATAGAAGCAGATGATCACGACAACGGTGCAAACGGTGACGTTTCCTACAGCTTTAAGTCCAAAACAGGAGAATGGGCAAGCCTATTCAGCATTGACCCGTCAACTGGTCGCATCTACGTTGATACTGATTCAGTCCCGCAGTTTAGCGACCCTTTCTCAGCTGTCTCAATGACAGTTGAAGTCAGAGACAACGCCGTGGATTCCATGTCCTGTGAAACAAATGTCGTAGTGATAATAACGTCTCCTGGGTTCAGCGGAACCGTGCCAGATAACGTATTCCCGACAACAACGCCGCTAGCCACGACATCTGATCCACAAACGACACCTTTCGATAGGTCTACCGCAGGTTATACCACGCAGCCAGACATCACGACAGAGGAATTGGAAAACTCTACCGCCCTTCCTACAACAGAAAGAGCAACTACAGAGG ATCTGCCTGTGGTAGTGGAAGCACGTTCGTTCAGTGGCATGGTGAAAATAGTGAATCGGGATTGGAAGGAGGAACTGAGAGATAGAACATCTGATGAGTTCAAGGCTTTGGCTGCGGAAGTCGAGCAAGGG CTGGATGATGTGTTCGGCCATAGCGACCTCGGGGATACATACGACTCTGTTGACGTTACCAGATTTTCGTAA